A single window of Colletes latitarsis isolate SP2378_abdomen chromosome 11, iyColLati1, whole genome shotgun sequence DNA harbors:
- the LOC143348322 gene encoding uncharacterized protein LOC143348322, whose amino-acid sequence MIIWILFLIIVGFLILQYGKFGRLDDLVPAPESVPVFGNLIRLQVPAPQIWKKLRQYADQEYPIYRLWTVMTTNLNIRHPDDLETIIGNPKFSRKSNLYKLFNSWLGTGLLTSSGPKWQVRRKILTHAFHFNVLQEFVDVFIEESKCLTESLKSEGPTVKNLLQFYSEHTLNIICETAMGTSLKDKGSSFQREYRRAVHDIGYTIVYRYMRPWFKPDFIFKWIPMGWFASKLLKILHGFTNAIIAERKNYHDQTKGRYLSNFDKDSSKANVDDDGGIRKKKLAMLDLLIAAHRNNQIDDKGIREEVDTFMFEGHDTSAMCLCFTTMLLAEHKDIQDRVREEVNAALDQTGGEVTMATLQNLPYLDRCIKESLRLYPSVPLISRRTETDVVLHNYKIPTDTEVHVHILDVHRDPKYWPNPEVFDPDRFLPENTKGRHLYSYVPFSAGPRNCIGQRFAMLEIKASLLFLIHNFYLEPVNYLKDVTFAFDLVLRTVEPLQVKFVPIETTFGIMITAILFCIVAALFVHFIVLHYGKYGRIMNLIPGPRVMPLLGNLYDLHVSSSEIWKLMRQLGNRYYPIYRLWSFTVPLVYIRHPDDVETILGNPKSIQKSEMYDLLMPWFGTGLLTSGGSKWKVRRKILTPAFHFNVLQQFIDIIIEESERMTDLLKNEGGAVVKNLMPFYSEHTLNVICETAMGTSLKDKGSFQHKYRKAVYDMGKVIVYRLIRPWVHSHALFKFFPQGWHQSRLLKILHGFTDEIIAERKDYHEKTNGKYLTGFNDDPSLKDTSDDVGIRKRRLAMLDLLIAAHRNNQIDDKGIREEVDTFMFRGHDTTAVSLCFTTMLLAEHKEIQAKAREEVKAALEQSGGKITMATLQNVPYLERCIKESLRLYPSVPFISRSPEMDVRLSNKLVPTETVVNVLIVDVHRDPNYWPNPEVYDPDRFLPENMKGRHPYAYVPFSAGPRNCIGQRFAMLELKTTLLFLLNDFYFEPVDYLRDMDIDVDLVIRPTRPIRTRFVPIESK is encoded by the exons ATGATTATTTGGATATTGTTTCTCATAATCGTGGGATTTCTTATTCTACAATATGGAAAGTTTGGAAGATTGGATGACTTGGTCCCTGCACCTGAGTCTGTACCGGTATTTGGAAACCTCATAAGGCTACAAGTTCCGGCAC CCCAAATTTGGAAGAAACTGCGACAATATGCCGATCAAGAATATCCAATCTACAGACTTTGGACAGTCATGACTACGAATCTTAATATTCGTCATCCGGACGACTTAGAG ACAATCATTGGAAATCCGAAATTTTCTCGGAAAAGCAATTTATACAAACTATTCAATAGTTGGCTCGGAACCGGACTTCTTACCAGTTCAG GACCCAAATGGCAAGTACGGAGGAAGATATTGACACACGCCTTTCATTTCAATGTATTGCAAGAATTCGTTGACGTTTTCATCGAGGAATCGAAGTGTTTGACGGAATCCTTAAAGAGCGAAGGACCAACCGTTAAAAATCTGTTGCAATTTTACAGCGAGCACACGCTGAATATAATATGCG AGACTGCAATGGGAACTTCCTTGAAAGATAAAGGGAGCAGCTTCCAACGCGAGTATCGAAGAGCTGTACACGATATTGGATATACTATCGTATATAG ATACATGAGACCGTGGTTTAAGCCAGACTTTATTTTCAAATGGATCCCCATGGGATGGTTCGCGTCTAAGTTACTTAAAATATTACACGGTTTCACTAACGCg ATCATCGCAGAAAGGAAAAACTATCACGATCAGACTAAAGGTCGATATCTATCCAATTTTGACAAGGATTCAAGCAAAGCGAACGTCGATGACGATGGCGGAA TTCGCAAAAAAAAGCTAGCCATGCTCGATCTTCTGATAGCTGCTCATCGTAATAATCAGATAGACGACAAAGGTATCAGGGAAGAAGTTGACACTTTTATGTTTGAA GGGCACGATACCTCGGCGATGTGTCTTTGCTTTACCACTATGCTTTTGGCTGAACACAAAGATATACAG GATCGAGTTAGGGAAGAGGTGAACGCGGCTTTAGACCAAACTGGCGGCGAAGTAACTATGGCCACTCTACAAAATCTGCCATACCTCGACAGATGTATCAAGGAGTCCCTTCGACTTTATCCTAGCGTGCCGTTGATATCGCGTCGCACTGAAACGGACGTGGTTTTAC ATAATTATAAAATACCAACCGATACGGAGGTCCACGTACACATACTAGACGTTCACAGAGATCCAAAGTACTGGCCAAATCCAGAAGTTTTCGATCCTGATAGATTTTTGCCCGAGAACACGAAGGGGCGACATCTTTATTCTTATGTACCTTTCAGTGCTGGCCCGCGAAATTGCATAG ggcAACGATTTGCTATGTTGGAAATAAAAGCATCATTATTGTTTCTAATACATAATTTCTATCTCGAGCCCGTTAACTACCTGAAGGATGTTACTTTTGCTTTTGATTTGGTGCTACGAACCGTGGAACCACTTCAAGTGAAATTCGTTCCCATTGAGACCAC tttcggaATAATGATCACCGCAATATTGTTCTGCATAGTCGCAGCATTATTTGTACATTTCATTGTTCTACATTATGGAAAGTATGGCAGGATTATGAACCTGATACCGGGTCCTCGAGTAATGCCATTACTTGGGAACCTGTACGACCTCCATGTTTCGTCGT CGGAAATTTGGAAACTTATGCGACAGTTGGGTAACCGATACTATCCGATTTATAGACTTTGGTCTTTTACTGTGCCATTAGTTTATATTCGCCATCCGGACGATGTTGAG ACGATACTTGGAAATCCCAAATCCATCCAGAAAAGTGAAATGTACGATCTTCTCATGCCTTGGTTCGGAACTGGACTTCTCACCAGCGGAG GTAGCAAGTGGAAGGTACGCAGGAAGATATTGACACCAGCCTTTCATTTTAACGTCTTGCAGCAATTCATTGACATTATTATCGAGGAATCCGAACGCATGACGGACTTATTGAAGAACGAAGGCGGTGCAGTCGTCAAAAATCTGATGCCCTTCTACAGCGAGCACACACTGAACGTGATATGTG AGACTGCTATGGGAACTTCTTTGAAAGATAAAGGGAGTTTCCAACACAAGTATCGAAAAGCGGTGTACGATATGGGAAAAGTTATAGTATATAG ATTGATAAGACCGTGGGTTCATTCGCACGCACTTTTCAAATTCTTTCCCCAAGGATGGCATCAATCTAGATTACTCAAAATATTACACGGTTTTACTGACGAG ATCATCGCGGAAAGGAAAGATTATCATGAAAAGACAAACGGCAAATATTTGACTGGATTTAACGACGATCCAAGTCTAAAGGATACTTCCGACGACGTAGGAA TTCGTAAAAGGAGGCTTGCTATGCTCGATCTCCTAATAGCAGCGCATCGAAACAATCAAATAGACGACAAAGGTATCAGGGAGGAAGTTGATACTTTTATGTTTAGG ggaCACGATACCACAGCGGTGAGCCTTTGCTTCACTACTATGCTTCTAGCTGAACACAAAGAAATACAG GCTAAAGCCAGAGAAGAAGTGAAGGCGGCTTTGGAGCAATCTGGAGGCAAAATAACCATGGCCACCCTACAAAATGTACCATATCTCGAGAGATGCATTAAGGAATCTCTTCGACTTTACCCAAGCGTACCATTTATATCGCGTTCCCCGGAAATGGACGTTCGATTAA GTAACAAGCTCGTACCGACTGAAACGGTGGTCAACGTGCTCATCGTAGACGTTCACAGAGATCCAAACTACTGGCCAAACCCGGAAGTTTACGATCCAGATAGATTCTTGCCTGAAAATATGAAAGGACGTCATCCTTACGCCTATGTACCTTTCAGTGCTGGTCCACGAAATTGCATAG GACAACGATTCGCTATGTTGGAGTTGAAAACAACATTGTTATTCTTATTAAACGATTTCTATTTCGAGCCCGTCGACTATTTGAGGGATATGGATATCGATGTCGATTTGGTCATACGTCCTACGCGCCCGATTCGAACCAGGTTTGTTCCCATCGAGTCTAAATGA